A region from the Maridesulfovibrio zosterae DSM 11974 genome encodes:
- a CDS encoding glycosyltransferase family 2 protein, with amino-acid sequence MKKGKPTLAIIIPCYNEEETLPLAFEKLNKLLENLVTQQIISQKSFLFFVDDGSKDKTWEMIHSANFVNHSIRGLKLSTNAGHQNALLAGMSSVCEEIDCIISIDADLQDDIYAIPKMLEFFREGNDIVYGVRSDRKTDSFFKRKTAEWFYSLAGKIGIEIKPNHADFRLMSRRA; translated from the coding sequence TTGAAAAAAGGTAAACCTACTCTCGCAATTATCATTCCCTGTTATAATGAAGAAGAGACGCTACCATTAGCTTTTGAAAAGTTAAATAAATTATTAGAAAATTTAGTAACACAGCAAATTATTTCGCAGAAAAGTTTTCTTTTTTTTGTTGATGATGGGAGCAAAGATAAAACTTGGGAAATGATTCATTCTGCAAATTTTGTTAATCATTCTATCCGTGGATTAAAACTTTCTACAAATGCAGGCCATCAAAACGCTTTGCTTGCAGGAATGAGTAGTGTTTGCGAAGAAATTGATTGTATTATTTCTATCGATGCAGATCTACAAGATGATATATACGCTATACCTAAGATGCTGGAGTTCTTTAGGGAAGGAAATGATATTGTTTATGGCGTAAGATCTGATCGTAAGACCGATTCTTTTTTTAAACGAAAAACAGCTGAGTGGTTTTATAGTTTGGCAGGAAAAATTGGAATCGAAATAAAGCCGAACCATGCCGATTTTCGTTTGATGAGCAGGAGAGCTTAA
- a CDS encoding class I SAM-dependent methyltransferase → MHIYDEIFFDYIESGSLASADEIIPILIDTLSPRSILDVGCGRGAWCSKWIEHGIQDTYGVDGEYVSKDKLKFLNEHFITKNLASSFNLGRKYDLVVSLEVAEHIPEVDSDMFIHNLVQHGKVILFSAATPAIDHLLFAVQIWAV, encoded by the coding sequence ATGCACATTTATGATGAAATTTTTTTTGACTATATTGAGTCTGGATCTTTAGCGTCAGCAGACGAAATTATACCAATCCTGATAGATACTCTATCTCCAAGATCTATTTTAGATGTCGGTTGTGGGCGGGGCGCTTGGTGTTCAAAATGGATTGAACACGGTATTCAGGATACATATGGAGTAGACGGTGAATACGTTAGCAAAGACAAACTTAAATTTTTAAATGAACATTTTATAACTAAAAATTTAGCATCTAGTTTTAATTTAGGGCGTAAGTATGATCTTGTAGTATCACTTGAAGTTGCTGAGCATATTCCTGAAGTTGATTCAGATATGTTTATCCATAATTTAGTTCAACATGGAAAAGTTATTCTGTTTTCAGCAGCAACCCCAGCAATCGATCATCTTCTTTTTGCCGTACAGATTTGGGCTGTTTAA
- a CDS encoding glucosyltransferase domain-containing protein yields the protein MKTDFLLKIRDFDLGDFITNSFQNITKSDRIAFLFAIFIGFCAHGSALVNLFVNEDSSLSGFIGFFLSGRFFSDIIYGSIECQPFQFFQVLLFILLVASSGVLIANLVSTKSTITKSLIAGLFISYPAFSVGITYTFSILVYGVAAFLSTLSVYYANKEGWYNFFIGSVLLMLSLGSYQAYLSVAATLCSSILIIYALRNDLTKKKEITYLLKKTSRFILFGIVSATLYIVAVKISTLYYHTGLAANQGADKMGRVSLSFSTIKKLYTTYWRFFDNNFIRMPNCFYVFLLTILCLSILLITFRSEFKNFTRKKIINIVIRYLLIILTLIMAFVTIFVAPLAEVNILQTFGIVIVIILSFTIVSEFSNWTKNISSIVIMIFIIMFCNRDNTQYYKAALITRATFSTVNRIFSRVEKTSNFSASSKIALIGTLPNKVLKLETNSPFDELNSGYSGNFVGLSRPNQSHKFSMIMSLLGYKINHISTTDEFIRASTKALSMPIYPAEGSVAADGDLVVIKLNEPKMSINPTSLDQGKYIFEFTPFSKIRDLEYTWLVVNVTKKQARRISTNVPKLNITFESTGETCYIIGAYREKGTEVFMESTPYWFIVN from the coding sequence ATGAAAACAGATTTTCTTTTAAAAATTAGAGATTTTGATCTTGGTGACTTCATTACCAATAGTTTTCAAAATATTACGAAAAGTGATAGAATCGCATTCTTATTTGCAATTTTTATAGGGTTTTGTGCTCACGGATCAGCGTTGGTTAATCTTTTTGTAAATGAAGATAGCTCGTTAAGTGGATTTATAGGTTTTTTTCTTTCAGGACGTTTTTTTTCAGATATAATTTATGGAAGCATCGAATGCCAGCCATTTCAATTTTTTCAGGTTTTACTTTTTATTTTGCTTGTTGCGTCTTCTGGTGTTCTTATTGCTAATTTAGTTTCAACTAAATCTACAATTACAAAATCGCTAATAGCTGGTTTATTTATTTCATACCCTGCATTTTCTGTCGGTATTACTTATACTTTTTCTATTTTAGTCTATGGCGTTGCTGCCTTCTTATCAACCTTATCTGTATATTATGCAAATAAAGAAGGGTGGTATAATTTTTTCATTGGTTCAGTGCTTCTGATGCTTTCACTTGGATCATACCAAGCCTATTTATCTGTAGCAGCGACTCTATGTTCTTCTATTCTTATCATATACGCACTTCGTAATGATCTGACTAAGAAAAAAGAAATCACTTATTTATTAAAGAAAACATCGAGATTTATACTGTTTGGGATAGTATCGGCGACATTATACATTGTTGCAGTAAAAATTTCCACTTTGTATTATCATACTGGACTTGCTGCGAATCAAGGTGCAGATAAAATGGGTCGTGTGAGTCTATCTTTTTCTACAATAAAAAAACTATATACTACATACTGGCGCTTTTTTGATAATAATTTTATCCGAATGCCAAATTGCTTTTACGTTTTTCTCCTTACGATACTTTGCCTAAGTATCCTCCTAATTACATTTAGATCTGAATTCAAAAACTTTACTAGAAAAAAAATTATAAATATTGTCATCCGTTATTTACTTATAATTTTAACGCTTATTATGGCTTTTGTTACAATTTTCGTTGCCCCTCTTGCCGAAGTCAACATCCTACAAACCTTTGGAATAGTTATAGTTATTATCCTTTCATTTACCATTGTCTCTGAATTTTCAAATTGGACAAAAAATATATCCTCAATAGTAATTATGATTTTCATTATTATGTTTTGCAATAGGGATAATACTCAATATTATAAAGCTGCTCTTATCACTCGCGCGACATTTTCAACAGTAAACCGCATCTTTTCTAGGGTAGAAAAAACAAGCAATTTCTCAGCAAGTTCTAAAATTGCACTTATTGGCACATTACCCAATAAAGTTTTAAAATTAGAAACGAATTCCCCGTTTGATGAATTAAATTCTGGATATTCTGGTAATTTTGTTGGCCTGAGTAGACCTAACCAAAGTCATAAATTTTCAATGATAATGTCCTTATTAGGTTATAAAATAAACCATATATCAACAACTGACGAATTCATAAGAGCTTCGACAAAAGCTTTAAGTATGCCTATATATCCAGCAGAAGGATCAGTAGCTGCTGATGGCGATCTTGTTGTCATAAAGCTTAATGAACCTAAAATGTCAATTAATCCAACAAGCCTAGATCAGGGTAAATATATTTTCGAATTTACACCTTTCTCTAAAATAAGAGATTTAGAATATACGTGGCTAGTTGTAAATGTAACTAAAAAACAGGCCAGAAGAATATCTACCAATGTTCCGAAATTAAATATTACCTTTGAGTCAACAGGAGAGACTTGCTACATTATTGGTGCATACAGGGAAAAAGGAACTGAAGTGTTCATGGAATCTACCCCATATTGGTTTATTGTGAACTAG
- the asnB gene encoding asparagine synthase (glutamine-hydrolyzing), whose product MCGIAGYIGREIISKRRMDHCLSVMDRRGPDGTGTYSHSFGKDRHVCLLHSRLSIIDLDMRSAQPFKIGQDILTFNGELYNYKELSKSLEQNGFNPKTESDTEILLAQLSINGMESIDACEGMWAFAKYNERSGELILCRDRFGEKPLYIYDNGQGIFFASEVKFITALSGREFKADITHIQRFLVNGYKSLYKSGKCFYEDITELSPASFMRIDTAGQKNIKSYWKPQFTPNETMTYEEAVSTTREKLINSVKLRLRADVPLAFCMSGGVDSNSLISIAKKELNYDVHGFTIVSKDARYAEEELVNEVKKTLGVKHTAIPLCTDGFLEGMRNLVRYHDAPIYTISYYVHGLLMKAIAGNGYKVSISGTAADEIFSGYYDHYSLHIAQMYIENAKHGLYEETLKNWERHIKPIVRNPVLQDPLVFVNNENERTHIYLNNDVFAQFLKDDFSEEFSEQKYCADTMRSRMLNELCYEAIPVILHEDDMNAMYRSIENRSPFLDRNLVDFCNTIPTRHLIRDGYNKKVLRDAMKGIVPDSIIECRRKVGFNASILELLDVKNKAVREQLLDDSPIFDVIKKEKIERLLQEETLSNSYSKFLFSFLSCKMFLEE is encoded by the coding sequence ATGTGTGGGATCGCAGGTTATATCGGCAGAGAAATTATTTCTAAACGACGCATGGACCATTGCCTTTCAGTTATGGACCGGCGCGGCCCGGACGGGACAGGAACTTATAGTCATTCCTTTGGCAAAGACCGTCATGTCTGCCTGCTGCACTCACGCCTTTCTATTATTGATCTTGATATGCGCTCTGCCCAGCCGTTTAAAATTGGACAGGATATACTGACTTTCAACGGAGAGCTTTATAACTACAAAGAACTTTCTAAATCCCTAGAACAAAATGGATTCAATCCAAAAACAGAAAGCGATACAGAAATTTTGCTGGCTCAACTCAGCATTAATGGCATGGAAAGCATCGATGCCTGCGAAGGCATGTGGGCATTCGCTAAGTATAATGAACGCAGTGGTGAGTTAATCCTTTGTCGTGATCGATTTGGGGAAAAGCCTCTTTATATTTATGACAATGGACAAGGTATCTTCTTTGCCTCAGAAGTAAAATTCATCACGGCCCTTTCCGGACGAGAATTTAAAGCTGATATCACTCATATCCAACGTTTTTTGGTTAATGGCTATAAATCTCTATATAAAAGTGGCAAGTGCTTCTACGAAGACATTACAGAGCTTTCTCCGGCCTCTTTTATGAGAATTGACACAGCAGGTCAAAAAAACATTAAAAGCTACTGGAAACCACAATTCACCCCAAATGAGACTATGACGTACGAGGAAGCAGTATCCACTACTCGTGAGAAGTTAATAAACTCAGTTAAACTGCGCTTGCGTGCTGACGTGCCACTTGCTTTTTGTATGAGCGGAGGAGTTGACTCTAATTCTTTGATCAGCATCGCAAAAAAAGAACTTAATTATGATGTTCACGGCTTCACAATTGTAAGTAAAGATGCTCGCTACGCCGAAGAAGAGCTTGTTAATGAAGTTAAAAAAACTCTGGGCGTTAAACATACAGCCATCCCCTTATGTACTGATGGATTCCTGGAAGGCATGCGCAATCTGGTCAGGTACCACGATGCTCCTATTTATACGATCTCGTACTATGTACATGGCCTCTTAATGAAGGCGATCGCAGGTAATGGATACAAGGTTTCAATAAGCGGAACTGCCGCCGATGAAATATTTTCCGGATACTATGACCATTACAGCCTGCATATAGCTCAGATGTATATAGAAAATGCGAAGCATGGGCTTTATGAAGAAACTCTTAAAAACTGGGAACGGCACATAAAGCCAATTGTGCGCAACCCGGTTCTTCAGGACCCTCTAGTTTTCGTGAATAATGAAAACGAACGGACTCACATCTATCTTAACAACGATGTTTTTGCCCAATTTTTAAAAGATGATTTTTCAGAAGAATTCAGTGAGCAAAAATACTGTGCAGATACAATGCGAAGCAGAATGCTTAATGAACTTTGTTATGAAGCTATTCCTGTGATCCTGCATGAAGATGACATGAACGCCATGTACCGTTCAATTGAAAACCGGTCACCGTTTTTAGACCGCAATCTGGTAGACTTCTGCAATACAATTCCTACCAGACATCTAATCCGTGACGGATATAATAAAAAAGTACTGCGCGATGCTATGAAAGGCATAGTCCCCGATTCCATTATCGAATGCAGGCGTAAAGTTGGCTTTAACGCTTCAATCCTTGAACTACTAGATGTTAAAAATAAGGCTGTACGCGAACAATTGCTCGATGACAGCCCAATCTTCGACGTAATCAAAAAGGAGAAAATTGAAAGACTACTTCAGGAAGAAACTTTATCCAACAGCTACAGTAAATTTCTGTTCTCTTTTTTGAGTTGTAAGATGTTTTTGGAGGAGTAA
- a CDS encoding N-acetylneuraminate synthase family protein, translated as MKISNFDTDKKIFIIAEIGNNHEGDFELAKNMVIKAVAAGADAVKFQTIVPCELVSSDQLERLAMLEKFQFSYEQFAELSALAKKEGALFMSSPFDEITVRELNKFVPAFKVASCDVTFYPLLKEIAATGKPIIMSTGAASEEEVLNSCKYIESCWEKAGIKSPGLALLHCVSSYPTPVNEANLKAVSTLAKTGYVAGYSDHTLGIDAAVLSIGLGARIIEKHFTVDKNYSEFRDHQLSADPNEFKLMVEKIRSAEALLGSGDITVANCESGNRVLIRRSAAARGNIAEGSIVESDNIRWVRPGTGITPDKSAMIIGRKATRNLIDGELFKTEDVI; from the coding sequence ATGAAAATTTCAAATTTTGATACTGACAAAAAAATCTTCATCATTGCTGAAATCGGCAATAATCATGAAGGGGACTTTGAGCTGGCCAAAAACATGGTCATCAAGGCTGTCGCTGCTGGCGCTGATGCAGTTAAATTTCAGACCATCGTTCCATGTGAACTGGTCTCTTCTGATCAACTAGAAAGACTGGCTATGCTTGAAAAATTCCAATTTTCCTACGAGCAGTTTGCTGAACTTTCCGCTTTAGCTAAAAAGGAAGGAGCACTGTTCATGTCCTCTCCTTTTGATGAAATAACAGTTAGAGAATTAAACAAGTTTGTTCCGGCCTTTAAAGTGGCTTCCTGCGATGTGACCTTCTACCCGTTATTAAAAGAAATTGCTGCAACAGGAAAACCGATCATAATGTCTACAGGCGCGGCAAGTGAAGAAGAAGTGTTGAATTCCTGCAAATATATAGAATCCTGCTGGGAAAAAGCCGGCATTAAATCTCCCGGACTCGCTTTGCTGCACTGTGTATCCAGCTATCCTACTCCTGTAAATGAAGCCAACTTAAAAGCTGTATCCACACTTGCAAAAACAGGGTATGTCGCCGGATATTCAGATCATACTCTCGGCATTGATGCTGCTGTATTGAGCATCGGCCTTGGGGCCAGAATCATTGAAAAACATTTTACTGTTGATAAAAACTATTCTGAATTCAGAGACCACCAGCTTTCCGCTGATCCAAATGAATTCAAACTCATGGTTGAAAAAATACGTTCAGCAGAAGCACTGCTCGGTTCCGGTGATATTACTGTCGCCAACTGTGAATCAGGTAACCGCGTCCTTATCAGACGTTCCGCTGCTGCCCGTGGAAATATTGCCGAAGGCTCTATAGTTGAATCTGACAATATTCGTTGGGTACGCCCTGGTACTGGTATCACCCCGGACAAATCAGCAATGATTATTGGACGAAAAGCTACTCGTAATCTTATTGACGGCGAATTGTTCAAAACCGAGGATGTTATCTAA
- a CDS encoding GNAT family N-acetyltransferase: protein MLKHDKWISEKLGVECYKLTSVAELMDSKTILQQLNEYGFIYGLTATDDVEELHFLEKHGFNLVDTRISFEKKAVKKIDSIPNELILRHALPADEDEVCAIAQKNFLYTRFHLDPLIPNSIANEIKREWIANYFRNKRGDDMLIAEKNGKVAGFLSIIHDSDNKKAIIDLVCVSKAFQKQGIGQSLLSYFENEYLGHTLNVGTQIANIASMRCYSAADFMPFETKYIVHRHADRS from the coding sequence ATGTTGAAGCACGACAAATGGATTTCAGAAAAACTCGGCGTTGAATGCTATAAACTTACTTCTGTTGCAGAACTTATGGATTCTAAAACAATCCTGCAGCAACTCAACGAGTATGGTTTTATATACGGACTTACAGCAACAGACGATGTTGAGGAATTACATTTTCTTGAAAAACACGGCTTTAATCTGGTAGATACCAGAATTTCATTTGAAAAAAAGGCCGTAAAAAAAATAGACTCTATTCCGAATGAGCTGATTCTGAGACATGCTCTCCCTGCTGATGAAGATGAAGTCTGTGCAATTGCTCAAAAAAATTTTCTATACACGAGATTTCATTTAGACCCGCTGATTCCAAACTCCATTGCTAACGAGATCAAGCGGGAATGGATTGCAAATTATTTCAGGAACAAGCGTGGTGACGACATGCTTATTGCCGAAAAAAATGGCAAGGTAGCCGGTTTTCTGAGCATTATCCATGACAGTGACAACAAAAAAGCAATCATAGATCTGGTCTGCGTTTCAAAAGCCTTTCAGAAACAGGGCATAGGGCAATCGCTGCTCAGCTACTTTGAAAATGAATATCTTGGACATACCCTCAATGTTGGGACACAAATTGCGAATATTGCATCTATGCGTTGCTATAGTGCAGCAGATTTTATGCCCTTTGAAACAAAATATATAGTTCACCGTCACGCGGACCGATCCTAG
- a CDS encoding DegT/DnrJ/EryC1/StrS family aminotransferase: protein MRKILFGRPIIGDEERNAVQKVLQGTMLVHGPIAKEFEADFASYTGANAAVSVSSCTAGLHLCYFDMGLKAGDEVIVPAQTHVATAHAVELCGAKPVFVDAEIKSGNIDIDKIEERITSRTKAISVVHFLGLPVAMDKVCAIAEKHGLKVIEDCALAIGGRYKGRHVGLWGDAGAYSFYPVKHITTAEGGVVITKHEDLAKRLVHKKAFGVDRNVTERKEPGIYDVTDLGFNYRMNELQAAIGIEQMKRIDGFLEKRKANFEALYAGLEGVEGITLFEKAGEDFTNSYYCFSMILNEDIRQDRSKLVKFINDQGVGTSVYYPSPVPYFTYYKEKYPVTGDEFPVASAISYGSIALPVAPHLDIEDMEYIVEVVKKGLKEVF from the coding sequence ATTGCAAAAGAATTTGAAGCTGACTTTGCATCTTACACAGGCGCTAATGCTGCCGTATCTGTATCTTCATGCACAGCAGGTCTGCACCTTTGCTATTTTGATATGGGTCTTAAAGCTGGCGATGAAGTTATTGTTCCTGCACAGACTCACGTTGCAACAGCCCACGCTGTTGAACTTTGCGGTGCTAAACCTGTATTTGTTGATGCTGAAATTAAAAGCGGAAACATCGACATTGATAAAATTGAAGAACGCATTACCTCGCGTACAAAAGCTATCAGTGTCGTCCACTTTCTCGGTCTGCCCGTAGCTATGGATAAAGTCTGTGCCATTGCAGAAAAACACGGTCTGAAAGTAATTGAAGATTGTGCTCTTGCCATTGGCGGACGCTATAAAGGCCGCCATGTAGGTCTTTGGGGCGATGCCGGAGCGTACTCATTCTACCCGGTCAAGCATATCACAACGGCTGAAGGCGGCGTTGTCATTACTAAACATGAAGACCTCGCCAAACGCCTGGTCCATAAAAAAGCATTCGGTGTAGACCGTAATGTAACTGAGCGCAAAGAACCGGGTATCTACGATGTTACCGATCTCGGATTCAACTACCGGATGAATGAATTGCAGGCTGCCATCGGTATAGAGCAGATGAAACGCATTGACGGTTTTCTAGAAAAAAGAAAAGCCAACTTCGAAGCTCTGTATGCAGGACTTGAAGGAGTTGAAGGAATCACTCTTTTTGAAAAAGCAGGTGAAGACTTTACCAACAGCTATTACTGCTTCAGCATGATTCTGAACGAAGATATCCGTCAGGACCGCTCTAAGTTGGTTAAATTCATAAATGATCAGGGTGTAGGCACAAGTGTTTACTATCCAAGCCCTGTACCATACTTCACATATTACAAAGAAAAATACCCTGTAACAGGTGACGAATTCCCTGTTGCAAGCGCAATCAGCTATGGTTCAATAGCACTGCCGGTTGCTCCTCATCTTGATATTGAAGATATGGAATATATTGTTGAAGTCGTTAAAAAAGGCCTCAAAGAAGTATTCTAA